Proteins encoded within one genomic window of Polaribacter sp. NJDZ03:
- a CDS encoding electron transfer flavoprotein subunit alpha/FixB family protein, with protein MSVLVFADSSEGKFKKTALEVVSYGKKVAEQLGTNVVALTINASDSSELYTYGAEKVVSVTNDAFNTFNAKQYAAVITEVAKAEKATVVVVDSSIDGLYVAPIIAVNLEAGCVSNVVDVPSSTSPFTLKRKTFSNKAFSNTVISTEHKVIGVAKNSYGVHENVVAGNTETFETTIVAPGVKSEKIERVTGKVTIADADIVVSAGRGLKGPENWGMIEELSEVLGAATACSKPVSDLGWRPHSEHVGQTGKPVAANLYIAIGISGAIQHLAGINASKVKVVINTDPEAPFFKAADYGIVGDAFEVVPKLIEKLKAFKAS; from the coding sequence ATGTCTGTTTTAGTTTTTGCCGATTCATCGGAAGGAAAATTTAAGAAAACTGCTTTAGAAGTAGTTTCATATGGAAAAAAAGTTGCAGAACAATTAGGTACTAATGTTGTTGCACTTACAATAAATGCAAGCGATTCATCAGAATTATATACCTACGGAGCAGAAAAAGTAGTTTCCGTAACTAACGATGCTTTTAATACATTTAACGCAAAACAATATGCGGCTGTAATTACAGAAGTAGCCAAAGCAGAAAAAGCAACTGTTGTAGTTGTAGATTCTAGTATAGATGGTTTGTATGTAGCGCCAATAATTGCAGTAAATTTAGAAGCCGGTTGTGTTTCTAACGTAGTAGATGTACCGTCAAGTACAAGTCCGTTTACATTAAAAAGAAAAACATTTTCTAATAAAGCGTTTTCAAATACTGTAATTTCTACAGAACATAAAGTTATTGGAGTTGCTAAAAATTCTTATGGTGTTCATGAAAATGTAGTGGCAGGAAACACAGAAACTTTTGAAACTACAATTGTAGCACCAGGAGTAAAATCAGAAAAAATAGAAAGAGTTACTGGTAAAGTAACTATTGCAGATGCAGATATTGTAGTTTCTGCAGGTAGAGGTTTAAAAGGACCAGAAAACTGGGGGATGATAGAAGAATTATCTGAGGTTTTAGGCGCTGCAACAGCATGTTCTAAACCAGTTTCAGATTTAGGATGGCGTCCACACTCAGAACACGTTGGGCAAACAGGTAAACCAGTTGCAGCTAATTTATATATTGCCATTGGTATTTCTGGAGCAATACAACATTTAGCAGGTATCAATGCATCAAAAGTAAAAGTAGTTATAAACACAGATCCAGAAGCGCCGTTTTTTAAAGCAGCAGATTATGGTATTGTTGGTGACGCTTTTGAAGTAGTACCAAAATTAATCGAAAAATTAAAAGCTTTTAAAGCATCTTAA
- a CDS encoding bifunctional nuclease family protein, translated as MSLIQLTIKGISYSQTQSGAYALVLSEMKGTRTLPIIIGAFEAQSIAIALETEIKPPRPLTHDLFKTFSDRFSVTVKEVIIHKLVDGVFFSSLVCEKDGVEEILDARTSDAIAIAVRFQAPIYTYENILEKAGIFLKIEEEFGIEDTEESEEDALDIDALIIKKESSFSDVSLEALHDQLDNAVSDENYELAAKIRDEISKRS; from the coding sequence ATGAGTTTAATACAATTAACTATAAAGGGTATTTCTTACAGTCAAACTCAGAGTGGTGCTTATGCGCTGGTTTTGAGTGAGATGAAAGGTACAAGAACTTTACCTATTATTATTGGAGCCTTCGAAGCACAATCTATTGCAATTGCTTTAGAAACAGAAATTAAACCTCCAAGACCACTTACACACGATCTCTTTAAAACATTTTCAGACCGCTTTTCTGTCACAGTAAAAGAGGTAATTATCCATAAATTAGTAGATGGTGTATTTTTTTCTAGCCTAGTTTGCGAAAAAGACGGTGTAGAAGAAATCTTAGATGCTAGAACTTCAGATGCAATTGCAATAGCAGTTCGTTTTCAAGCACCAATTTATACTTATGAAAATATTTTAGAAAAAGCAGGTATTTTTCTAAAGATAGAAGAAGAATTTGGTATTGAAGATACAGAAGAATCTGAAGAAGACGCTTTAGACATAGATGCGTTAATAATTAAAAAAGAATCTTCTTTTTCTGACGTTAGTTTAGAAGCGCTTCATGACCAATTAGACAATGCAGTTTCTGATGAAAACTACGAATTAGCTGCAAAAATTAGAGACGAAATAAGTAAACGCTCTTAA
- a CDS encoding NupC/NupG family nucleoside CNT transporter produces the protein MKKIFIVVFCLLSISVFSQNTETVSAINEIIPSQGFSFSSLWRGVLGMFSLILIAFLFSANKKAIDWKKVAIGLFLQLIIAIGVLKVEFIQSIFEFVGGIFIEILAYTKAGSEFLFAGIVGDMNKFGYIFAFQVLPTIIFFSALTSLLFYLGIIQKVVKVLAIVLSKFLGISGMESLSVAGNIFLGQTEAPLLIKAYLEKMNKSEMLLVMIGGMATVAGAVLAAYIGFLGGGDKELELVFAKHLLAASVMAAPGAIVISKILYPQTEEVNSDVTVSQEKIGANILDAIANGTTEGLRLAVNVGAMLLVFVAIIAMLNGILGAVASFDGFTIEFLNLEWHFVSVNELIANNTLYDGLSLEFILGYIFAPLMWLIGVAKEDMALMGQLLGIKLAASEFVGYIQLAELKNVASATHLTYNKSIIMATYMLCGFANFASIGIQIGGIGSLAPGQRKVLSEFGIKALIGGTIASLMSATIAGMIIG, from the coding sequence ATGAAAAAAATATTTATTGTTGTTTTTTGTCTGTTATCAATTTCCGTTTTTTCTCAGAATACAGAAACAGTTTCAGCTATAAATGAAATTATACCTAGTCAAGGTTTTTCTTTTAGCAGTTTATGGAGAGGAGTTTTAGGAATGTTTTCATTAATATTGATCGCTTTCTTATTTAGTGCCAACAAAAAAGCCATCGATTGGAAAAAGGTAGCCATTGGTTTGTTTTTACAATTAATAATAGCAATTGGAGTTTTAAAAGTTGAATTTATACAGTCTATATTTGAATTTGTAGGAGGTATCTTTATTGAAATATTAGCTTATACAAAAGCAGGTAGTGAATTCTTATTTGCAGGTATTGTTGGAGATATGAATAAATTTGGATACATATTCGCTTTCCAAGTATTGCCAACCATTATTTTCTTTTCTGCTTTAACATCATTATTATTTTATTTAGGAATTATTCAAAAAGTAGTAAAAGTTTTAGCAATTGTATTGTCTAAATTTTTAGGGATATCAGGTATGGAAAGTCTTTCTGTAGCTGGTAATATTTTTTTAGGACAAACCGAAGCGCCACTTCTAATTAAAGCTTATTTAGAAAAAATGAATAAGTCGGAAATGCTATTGGTAATGATTGGTGGTATGGCAACTGTTGCAGGTGCAGTATTGGCAGCTTACATTGGCTTTTTAGGTGGTGGAGATAAAGAATTAGAATTGGTTTTTGCAAAACATTTATTAGCAGCCTCTGTAATGGCGGCACCAGGAGCTATTGTAATTTCTAAAATATTATATCCACAAACGGAAGAAGTAAATTCTGATGTTACTGTTTCTCAAGAAAAAATAGGTGCAAATATATTAGACGCCATTGCAAATGGAACCACAGAAGGTTTACGTTTAGCTGTAAATGTAGGAGCAATGCTTTTAGTTTTTGTAGCTATAATTGCAATGTTAAATGGTATTTTAGGAGCCGTTGCATCTTTTGATGGTTTTACAATAGAATTTTTAAACTTAGAATGGCATTTTGTTTCTGTAAACGAACTTATCGCAAATAACACGCTTTATGACGGTCTTTCTTTAGAGTTTATTTTAGGATATATATTTGCTCCTTTAATGTGGCTTATTGGTGTGGCTAAAGAAGATATGGCTTTAATGGGGCAGTTGTTGGGTATAAAATTGGCTGCAAGTGAATTTGTAGGTTATATTCAGTTAGCAGAATTAAAAAATGTTGCAAGTGCAACGCATTTAACATATAACAAATCTATAATTATGGCAACTTACATGTTGTGTGGGTTTGCAAATTTTGCGTCTATTGGTATTCAGATAGGAGGTATTGGATCTT